The following coding sequences lie in one Saimiri boliviensis isolate mSaiBol1 chromosome 6, mSaiBol1.pri, whole genome shotgun sequence genomic window:
- the LOC101051711 gene encoding hemoglobin subunit gamma: MSNFTAEDKAAITSLWAKVNVEDAGGETLGRLLVVYPWTQRFFDSFGSLSSPSAIMGNPKVKAHGVKVLTSLGEAIKNLDDLKGTFGQLSELHCDKLHVDPENFRLLGNVLVTVLAVLHGKEFTPQMQASWQKMVAGVASALGSRYH; encoded by the exons ATGAGTAATTTCACAGCTGAGGACAAGGCTGCTATCACTAGCCTGTGGGCCAAGGTGAATGTGGAAGATGCTGGGGGAGAAACCCTGGGAAG GCTCCTGGTTGTGTACCCATGGACCCAGAGGTTCTTCGACAGCTTTGGCAGCCTGTCCTCTCCCTCTGCCATCATGGGCAACCCCAAAGTCAAGGCGCATGGCGTGAAGGTGCTGACTTCCTTGGGAGAAGCCATAAAGAACCTTGATGATCTCAAGGGCACCTTTGGCCAGCTAAGTGAGCTGCACTGTGACAAGCTGCATGTGGATCCTGAGAATTTCAGG CTCCTGGGAAATGTGCTGGTGACTGTTTTGGCAGTCCTTCATGGCAAAGAATTCACTCCCCAGATGCAGGCTTCCTGGCAGAAGATGGTGGCTGGAGTGGCCAGTGCCCTGGGCTCCAGATACCACTGA
- the LOC120364592 gene encoding hemoglobin subunit gamma produces MSNFTAEDKAAITSLWAKVNVEDAGGETLGRLLVVYPWTQRFFDSFGSLSSPSAIMGNPKVKAHGVKVLTSLGEAIKNLDDLKGTFGQLSELHCDKLHVDPENFRLLGNVLVTVLAVLHGKEFTPQVQASWQKLVAGVASALGSRYH; encoded by the exons ATGAGTAATTTCACAGCTGAGGACAAGGCTGCTATCACTAGCCTGTGGGCCAAGGTGAATGTGGAAGATGCTGGGGGAGAAACCCTGGGAAG GCTCCTGGTTGTGTACCCATGGACCCAGAGGTTCTTCGACAGCTTTGGCAGCCTGTCCTCTCCCTCTGCCATCATGGGCAACCCCAAAGTCAAGGCGCATGGCGTGAAGGTGCTGACTTCCTTGGGAGAAGCCATAAAGAACCTTGATGATCTCAAGGGCACCTTTGGCCAGCTAAGTGAGCTGCACTGTGACAAGCTGCATGTGGATCCTGAGAACTTCAGG CTCCTGGGAAATGTGCTGGTGACTGTTTTGGCAGTCCTTCATGGCAAAGAATTCACTCCCCAGGTGCAGGCTTCCTGGCAGAAGTTGGTGGCTGGAGTGGCCAGTGCCCTGGGCTCCAGATACCACTGA